The following proteins come from a genomic window of Tepidiforma thermophila:
- a CDS encoding ABC transporter substrate-binding protein: MRRLLPALAAALLLAGAACGSERQQAPPRPTPTPTLAGSAPAGDRVVTDMAGRAVRLPARVERVVVTAPAAADYARALGLEVIGQPSDIPPAAGAQPVGSTLNPDFPAIAALAPDLVIGDAAVQGARIADFDRFTVPVYLVKAADYLSILDAIERLGAAVGREEEAAALRGDVEARVVAAALAARERRGAAGPRVLVLTGAGRDTFAAGPATYVGNLLSILGAENALANPPEGGPLPGFGVIDVGQAALLAPDVVLVLPAADGGLDTLIRSDPAWATTPAVRDGRVHVLDRMLFLRAPGPRIAEAIETLLVLLYPAP, from the coding sequence ATGAGGCGGCTGCTCCCGGCGCTCGCGGCCGCGCTCCTGCTCGCCGGGGCTGCCTGCGGCTCCGAGCGGCAGCAGGCGCCGCCCCGCCCCACGCCGACCCCCACCCTCGCCGGCAGCGCCCCGGCCGGCGACCGCGTCGTGACCGATATGGCCGGCCGCGCGGTGCGCCTCCCCGCCCGGGTGGAGCGCGTGGTGGTCACCGCGCCCGCCGCAGCCGATTACGCCCGTGCCCTCGGGCTCGAGGTCATCGGGCAACCCTCGGATATCCCCCCGGCGGCCGGGGCGCAGCCGGTCGGCAGCACGCTCAACCCCGACTTCCCCGCCATCGCCGCCCTCGCGCCCGACCTCGTCATCGGCGACGCCGCCGTGCAGGGCGCGCGCATCGCCGATTTCGACCGCTTCACTGTGCCCGTCTACCTCGTAAAGGCCGCGGACTACCTCTCGATTCTCGATGCCATCGAGCGGCTCGGCGCGGCCGTCGGCCGGGAGGAGGAGGCGGCTGCCCTCCGCGGCGACGTCGAAGCGCGCGTTGTCGCCGCCGCGCTGGCCGCCCGGGAGCGCCGCGGGGCCGCCGGCCCGCGCGTGCTCGTGCTCACCGGCGCCGGCCGCGACACCTTCGCCGCCGGACCCGCCACCTACGTGGGCAACCTGCTGAGCATCCTCGGCGCCGAGAACGCCCTCGCGAACCCGCCCGAGGGCGGCCCGCTGCCCGGGTTCGGCGTTATCGATGTCGGCCAGGCCGCGCTCCTCGCGCCCGATGTCGTGCTGGTGCTCCCGGCCGCCGACGGCGGCCTCGACACGCTCATCCGGAGCGACCCGGCCTGGGCGACGACGCCCGCAGTCCGGGACGGCCGGGTGCACGTGCTCGACCGGATGCTCTTCCTGCGCGCGCCCGGGCCGCGCATCGCCGAGGCGATCGAAACGCTCCTCGTCCTCCTCTACCCTGCGCCCTAG
- the cofD gene encoding 2-phospho-L-lactate transferase, translating to MYTVLAGGVGASRFLQGLAAAVPQREITVISNTGDDLDFAGLHVSPDTDIVIYALAGAVNPETGWGLAGDTFAVVEALERFGYPRWFNLGDRDLAMSLHRTRLLREGWPMHRIAAELARAWGLEVRLLPMSDDPVRTLIEGPEGELPFQEYMVRLRTEVEVRGFRFAGAEAARPAPGVLEAIREARAVILAPSNPFVSIGPILAVPGIREALAGTRARRAAVSPIIAGQVVKGPAAKMLASLGHEVSALGVARLYRGLIDLFVLDTADAGLAPEVEALGMRALVTETLMTTPERKRALAAAVLAALEAAP from the coding sequence ATGTACACGGTCCTTGCCGGCGGCGTCGGGGCCTCCCGCTTCCTGCAGGGGCTCGCCGCGGCCGTCCCCCAGCGGGAGATCACCGTCATCTCCAACACCGGCGACGACCTCGACTTCGCCGGCCTGCACGTTTCGCCCGATACCGACATCGTCATCTACGCCCTCGCCGGCGCCGTGAACCCCGAGACCGGCTGGGGGCTCGCCGGCGATACCTTCGCCGTTGTCGAGGCGCTCGAACGGTTCGGCTACCCGCGCTGGTTCAACCTCGGCGACCGCGACCTCGCGATGTCGCTCCACCGGACCCGCCTCCTGCGCGAGGGCTGGCCGATGCACCGCATCGCCGCCGAACTCGCCCGCGCCTGGGGCCTCGAGGTGCGCCTCCTGCCGATGAGCGACGACCCGGTCCGCACGCTCATCGAAGGGCCGGAGGGCGAGCTGCCGTTCCAGGAGTACATGGTCCGCCTGCGGACGGAGGTGGAGGTCCGCGGCTTCCGCTTCGCCGGCGCGGAGGCGGCCCGCCCGGCCCCGGGCGTGCTCGAAGCGATCCGCGAGGCCCGGGCCGTCATCCTCGCGCCCAGCAACCCCTTCGTCAGCATCGGACCGATCCTCGCCGTGCCCGGCATCCGCGAGGCGCTGGCCGGCACCCGCGCCCGCCGGGCCGCCGTCAGCCCCATCATCGCCGGGCAGGTCGTCAAGGGCCCGGCCGCGAAGATGCTCGCCTCGCTCGGCCACGAGGTCTCCGCCCTCGGCGTGGCCCGGCTCTACCGCGGGCTCATCGACCTGTTCGTGCTCGATACGGCCGATGCTGGGCTCGCGCCGGAGGTCGAGGCGCTCGGCATGCGCGCCCTCGTCACCGAGACGCTGATGACGACCCCCGAGCGGAAGCGCGCGCTCGCCGCTGCGGTCCTCGCCGCACTGGAGGCTGCCCCGTGA
- a CDS encoding tetratricopeptide repeat protein, translating to MAFTDRYGLELSTTSPRAAEAYCRGLDHALAAEAEAEACFREARLEDPGFALAHIAEARMLQFRARPAEAREAADRALQVVGGATRRERQHVDAIATAVAGDPRGALEKVRAHVAEFPRDAFVLSQATGVYGLIGFSGRLERNEEQLALLEPLAGAYGDDWWFLSQIAFAYNELFRHREAQQAVERSLAGNPRNGHASHTVAHIAYETGDAEGGAAFLREWLVGYDPAHQLYVHNHWHLALFELAAGNFERVMELYDRVIRPSVATSPPLGTIADAASLLWRCTLTERPAADLPWAEVAAYAADRFPRPGTTWADAHCLIAWCAVNDTDRLTMLVGQLRDRVAGGKVYAGPVLVTLAEGYLAFAHGDWDRAANLFQLARPEVIRLGGSHAQRDVFEETLIEACARAGRLEQARTILEERLDRRPNGRDRRWLEHITAREAATA from the coding sequence ATGGCCTTTACCGACCGCTACGGGCTCGAACTTTCCACCACCTCGCCGCGAGCCGCCGAGGCGTACTGCCGCGGGCTCGACCACGCGCTCGCCGCCGAAGCCGAGGCCGAGGCCTGCTTCCGCGAGGCACGGCTCGAGGACCCGGGCTTCGCCCTCGCCCACATCGCCGAGGCGCGGATGCTCCAGTTCCGGGCACGGCCGGCCGAAGCCCGCGAGGCCGCCGACCGCGCCCTGCAGGTGGTCGGCGGGGCGACCCGGCGGGAGCGCCAGCACGTGGACGCCATCGCGACCGCCGTGGCGGGCGACCCGCGCGGCGCGCTCGAGAAGGTCCGGGCCCACGTGGCGGAGTTCCCGCGCGATGCCTTCGTGCTCTCGCAGGCCACGGGCGTCTACGGGCTCATCGGCTTCAGCGGGCGGCTGGAGCGGAACGAGGAGCAGCTCGCCCTGCTCGAACCGCTCGCCGGGGCCTACGGCGATGACTGGTGGTTCCTTTCGCAGATCGCCTTTGCCTACAACGAGCTGTTCCGCCACCGCGAGGCGCAGCAGGCCGTGGAGCGTTCCCTCGCCGGGAACCCGCGCAACGGCCACGCCTCCCACACCGTCGCTCATATCGCCTACGAGACCGGCGACGCCGAGGGCGGCGCGGCCTTCCTGCGGGAGTGGCTCGTCGGCTACGACCCGGCCCACCAGCTCTACGTCCACAACCACTGGCACCTCGCCCTCTTCGAGCTGGCGGCCGGGAACTTCGAGCGGGTCATGGAGCTGTACGACCGGGTCATCCGGCCGTCGGTGGCCACCTCACCGCCGCTGGGCACCATCGCCGATGCCGCCTCGCTCCTCTGGCGCTGCACCCTCACCGAGCGGCCGGCAGCCGACCTCCCGTGGGCCGAGGTTGCCGCGTACGCCGCAGACCGGTTCCCGCGGCCCGGGACTACCTGGGCCGATGCCCATTGCCTCATTGCCTGGTGCGCGGTGAACGACACCGACCGCCTGACGATGCTGGTCGGCCAGCTGCGCGACCGGGTGGCCGGCGGGAAGGTGTACGCCGGGCCGGTGCTCGTGACGCTGGCCGAGGGGTACCTCGCCTTCGCCCATGGCGACTGGGACCGGGCGGCGAACCTCTTCCAGCTGGCGCGGCCGGAGGTCATCCGGCTCGGCGGCAGCCATGCCCAGCGCGACGTCTTCGAGGAGACGCTCATCGAGGCGTGCGCGCGGGCCGGCCGGCTCGAACAGGCGCGGACGATCCTCGAGGAGCGGCTCGACCGGCGCCCGAACGGCCGCGACCGCCGCTGGCTGGAGCACATCACCGCGCGGGAGGCAGCGACCGCCTGA
- a CDS encoding O-antigen ligase family protein: MPHPDLALVVFVQAALFAAVVILREPKLLIPAVVIGLPVEYLQTQAVDTLGESGVGGAIRAMLNPGKAAMAATIVVAAWRARYDPRRLLPPSRVLLPALVILFLSIVGLAWADLQRPNNAVLILVLYVGFVFAAPSLIDDRRDLERILAAFFLAAIGLSLLAVAQRLLGVFQWRAILVQSDAYSYRANATFADPNNLARLLAITIALAAAGLLALGPRRLTVYLAAPALLLSAPALIATASRSGWLGMLLASFIVVVLAPVPRYTKTRITVAAFGTLAALLGLLLVQGGADAARVRSLAGGVDVVLGVRQFLIRAGWEMWKDNPLVGVGTGSYQNALLVAYNSVMPYWAKTSLSHTSFISILAEWGLVGVVAFAFFAGRVGAAAVRIYRSAGDPFERMLGGWLIAAFVEILFQSQSEGRLFEEPYLWLLLALVAALEAGAARRAPAAAPAAAAPAASAPAPPREPAAAPA; encoded by the coding sequence GTGCCCCACCCCGACCTCGCGCTCGTGGTCTTCGTGCAGGCGGCGCTGTTCGCCGCCGTCGTCATCCTCCGCGAGCCGAAGCTGCTCATCCCTGCGGTCGTCATCGGCCTCCCCGTCGAATACCTCCAGACACAGGCGGTCGACACGCTCGGCGAAAGCGGCGTCGGGGGCGCCATCCGCGCGATGCTCAACCCCGGCAAGGCCGCCATGGCGGCCACTATCGTGGTCGCCGCCTGGCGCGCCCGGTACGATCCCCGGCGGCTCCTTCCGCCGAGCCGTGTACTCCTCCCGGCGCTCGTCATCCTCTTCCTGTCGATCGTCGGCCTCGCCTGGGCCGACCTGCAGCGGCCGAACAACGCCGTGCTCATCCTGGTGCTGTATGTGGGGTTCGTCTTCGCCGCGCCGTCGCTCATTGACGACCGGCGCGACCTCGAGCGGATTCTCGCCGCGTTCTTCCTTGCGGCAATCGGGCTTTCGCTCCTGGCCGTGGCCCAGCGGCTGCTCGGCGTCTTCCAGTGGCGGGCCATCCTCGTGCAGTCCGATGCCTACAGCTACCGCGCGAACGCCACCTTCGCCGACCCGAACAACCTGGCCCGGCTGCTCGCCATCACCATCGCGCTGGCCGCCGCCGGCCTCCTCGCCCTCGGGCCGCGGCGGCTGACGGTTTACCTCGCAGCGCCGGCGCTCCTGCTTTCCGCCCCGGCGCTCATCGCCACCGCCTCGCGCTCCGGCTGGCTTGGCATGCTGCTGGCCAGTTTCATCGTTGTGGTCCTCGCGCCCGTGCCGCGCTACACGAAAACGCGCATCACCGTGGCCGCCTTCGGCACGCTGGCCGCACTCCTGGGCCTGCTCCTGGTCCAGGGCGGCGCCGATGCGGCCCGCGTCCGTTCGCTCGCGGGCGGCGTCGATGTCGTCCTCGGCGTCCGCCAGTTCCTCATCCGCGCCGGCTGGGAGATGTGGAAGGATAACCCGCTCGTCGGCGTCGGCACCGGCAGCTACCAGAACGCCCTGCTCGTCGCCTACAACTCCGTGATGCCCTACTGGGCGAAGACCTCGCTCTCCCACACCTCGTTCATCAGCATCCTCGCCGAGTGGGGGCTGGTCGGCGTCGTCGCCTTCGCCTTCTTCGCTGGCCGGGTCGGCGCTGCCGCGGTCCGCATCTATCGCAGCGCCGGCGACCCCTTCGAGCGGATGCTGGGCGGCTGGCTGATCGCCGCCTTCGTCGAAATCCTCTTCCAGTCGCAGTCCGAGGGGCGGCTGTTCGAGGAGCCGTACCTCTGGCTGCTGCTCGCGCTCGTCGCCGCGCTCGAAGCCGGCGCCGCCCGCCGCGCGCCCGCTGCCGCGCCCGCCGCGGCCGCGCCGGCTGCATCCGCGCCCGCACCGCCCCGCGAGCCGGCGGCGGCCCCCGCCTGA
- the cofC gene encoding 2-phospho-L-lactate guanylyltransferase: MTLPVLIPVNRLEQAKGRLAPLLTEAEREELALITAETAAHAAGAAAVILTADPRVIERMAGRYRVLPEDPAVQGLNAQLERAIERLRADGTVADRLLILHADLPLVRGWTIETLEAEDEGPGCVVMVRSRDGGTNAMLLHPPGRFALAYGPGSFERHAAAARAAGMRVIESPNRELQLDLDTPADVAALLATARGQQTAAGHYLLAIGADRRLAAAQA; encoded by the coding sequence GTGACGCTCCCGGTCCTCATCCCCGTCAACCGGCTCGAACAGGCGAAAGGCCGCCTCGCCCCGCTTCTCACCGAGGCCGAGCGGGAGGAGCTCGCGCTCATCACCGCCGAGACGGCGGCCCACGCCGCCGGCGCCGCTGCCGTCATCCTCACGGCCGACCCGCGGGTCATTGAGCGGATGGCCGGCCGCTACCGCGTCCTCCCGGAAGACCCGGCCGTGCAGGGGCTGAACGCCCAGCTCGAACGCGCCATCGAACGGCTGCGCGCCGACGGCACCGTCGCCGACCGGCTGCTCATCCTCCACGCCGACCTGCCGCTGGTTCGGGGCTGGACCATCGAGACGCTCGAGGCGGAGGACGAGGGGCCCGGCTGCGTGGTGATGGTCCGCAGCCGCGATGGCGGCACCAACGCCATGCTCCTCCACCCGCCGGGCCGCTTCGCGCTCGCCTACGGGCCGGGCAGCTTCGAACGGCACGCGGCAGCTGCCCGCGCTGCAGGGATGCGCGTCATCGAAAGCCCGAACCGCGAGCTGCAGCTCGACCTCGATACCCCGGCCGATGTGGCCGCCCTCCTCGCCACGGCCCGTGGCCAGCAGACAGCCGCCGGCCACTACCTCCTCGCCATCGGCGCCGACCGGCGCCTCGCGGCCGCGCAGGCATGA
- the ileS gene encoding isoleucine--tRNA ligase: MFRPVDPKVSFPELEARILQFWKEHRIFEKSIEQRPEDRLFVFYEGPPTANARPGIHHVLSRVFKDLIPRYKTMRGYRVPRKGGWDTHGLPVELEIEKELGLKSKPEIEEYGIAAFNEKCKESVSRYVEEWTRLSERIAFWADYDNPYVTYDNGYIETCWWIFKQLWDAGFVYQDYRSTPHCPRCGTSLSDHEVALGYQDDVPDPSVFVKFRIPGDALAAAGFRTDRPLALVAWTTTPWTLPGNVALAVKSDASYGVYDLGDEAVVLAEALAPRVLGEGAQPAASLRGEQLVGIAYEPLYRPELLGHPVRRFGDDGRLRPLAPGESTDGLRRVIAADYVSLEDGSGIVHIAPAFGGEDFEEGKHYRLLFAQPIDLRGIMAEGLPGAGKFAKQADRDIERDLEERGLLLKKGTIRHTYPFCWRCGTPLLYYAKPSWYLRTTALREQLLAGNERINWYPEHIKHGRFGNWLANNIDWAVSRERYWGTPLPFWRCDACGETACIGSRAELIERAEDPEAARALDDFHRPFVDAITIRCAACGGTARRVPEVADAWFDSGAMPYAQWHFPFEHETEFQRHFPADFICEAIDQTRGWFYTLHAEATLLHAAGAIPDGIAYRNVICLGHINDEKGNKMSKSRGNTVDPWTVIDRHGADATRWYMYAASPAGSPRRFSAGLVEEGLRRFLLTLWNTYSFFVSYASIDGFRPSGRWEPAAEIDRWLLSELNALIVKVTDELEAYDPTDAARAIEAFVDDLSNWYVRRSRRRFWRGATEGDADKQSAYETLYAALTTLAKLLAPFTPFVAEELWQNLVRTVDPAAPESVHLAAWPEPDPARIDARLNAETQLIKRLCSLGRAARAKVQIKVRQPVAEVLVRLRDPAEAAVVERNRHLVLEELNAKALRIVEDETAVVAYDVKPNLPVLGPKHGQAVGAIRQGLAAMDPAEVAAAVRRGRTVTVAGIELEPGDILLQAQDREGYAAAQEAGYTVAVTTAITPELADEGLAREIVRRLQDLRREAGFELADRIIAWVAGDADVARVLERHGAYIRGETLALELRSEEPPADAARAEEDLEGTPVVFGVRRAR, encoded by the coding sequence GTGTTCCGTCCTGTCGACCCAAAGGTCAGTTTCCCCGAGCTCGAAGCGCGCATCCTCCAGTTCTGGAAGGAGCACCGCATCTTCGAAAAGAGCATCGAGCAGCGCCCGGAAGACCGCCTCTTCGTCTTTTACGAAGGCCCGCCCACGGCCAACGCCCGCCCCGGCATCCACCACGTCCTCTCCCGCGTCTTCAAAGACCTCATCCCGCGCTACAAGACGATGCGCGGCTACCGCGTCCCCCGCAAAGGCGGCTGGGATACCCACGGCCTTCCCGTCGAACTCGAAATCGAAAAGGAGCTCGGCCTCAAATCCAAGCCCGAGATCGAGGAGTACGGCATCGCCGCCTTCAACGAGAAGTGCAAGGAGTCCGTCTCCCGCTACGTCGAAGAGTGGACCCGCCTGAGCGAGCGGATCGCCTTCTGGGCCGATTACGACAACCCCTACGTCACCTACGACAATGGCTACATCGAAACCTGCTGGTGGATCTTCAAGCAGCTCTGGGATGCCGGCTTCGTCTACCAGGACTACCGCTCCACGCCCCACTGCCCCCGCTGCGGTACCAGCCTCAGCGACCACGAAGTCGCCCTCGGCTACCAGGACGACGTGCCCGACCCCTCCGTCTTCGTGAAGTTCCGCATCCCCGGCGATGCCCTCGCCGCCGCAGGCTTCCGCACCGACAGGCCGCTCGCCCTCGTGGCGTGGACCACCACCCCGTGGACGCTCCCCGGCAACGTCGCCCTCGCCGTCAAGAGCGATGCCTCCTACGGCGTCTACGACCTCGGCGACGAGGCCGTGGTGCTCGCTGAAGCCCTCGCCCCGCGCGTGCTCGGCGAGGGCGCGCAGCCGGCCGCTTCGCTCCGCGGCGAGCAGCTCGTCGGCATCGCCTATGAACCGCTCTACCGGCCCGAGCTGCTCGGCCACCCGGTCCGCCGTTTCGGCGACGACGGCCGCCTCCGCCCGCTCGCGCCCGGCGAATCGACCGATGGCCTCCGCCGGGTCATCGCGGCCGACTACGTCTCGCTCGAAGACGGCTCGGGCATCGTCCACATCGCCCCGGCCTTCGGCGGCGAGGACTTCGAAGAGGGCAAGCACTACCGCCTCCTCTTCGCCCAGCCGATCGACCTCCGCGGCATCATGGCCGAGGGCCTGCCCGGCGCCGGCAAATTCGCCAAGCAGGCCGACCGCGACATCGAGCGCGACCTCGAGGAGCGCGGCCTGCTCCTCAAGAAGGGCACCATCCGCCACACCTACCCCTTCTGCTGGCGCTGCGGCACCCCGCTCCTCTACTACGCCAAGCCGAGCTGGTACCTCCGCACCACGGCCCTCCGCGAGCAGCTCCTCGCCGGCAACGAACGGATCAACTGGTACCCCGAGCACATCAAGCACGGCCGTTTCGGCAACTGGCTCGCGAACAACATCGACTGGGCCGTCAGCCGGGAGCGGTACTGGGGCACGCCCCTCCCCTTCTGGCGGTGCGATGCCTGCGGCGAGACGGCCTGCATCGGTTCCCGCGCCGAGCTTATCGAACGGGCCGAAGACCCGGAGGCCGCCCGTGCCCTCGACGACTTCCACCGCCCCTTCGTCGATGCCATCACCATCCGCTGCGCGGCCTGCGGCGGCACCGCCCGGCGCGTCCCCGAGGTGGCCGACGCGTGGTTCGATAGCGGCGCCATGCCCTACGCCCAGTGGCACTTCCCCTTCGAGCACGAGACGGAGTTCCAGCGCCACTTCCCGGCCGACTTCATCTGCGAGGCGATCGACCAGACCCGCGGCTGGTTCTACACCCTCCACGCCGAGGCCACGCTCCTCCACGCCGCCGGCGCCATCCCCGACGGCATCGCCTACCGCAACGTCATCTGCCTCGGCCACATCAACGACGAAAAGGGCAACAAGATGTCGAAGAGCCGGGGCAACACGGTCGACCCGTGGACCGTCATCGACCGCCACGGCGCCGATGCCACCCGCTGGTACATGTACGCCGCCAGCCCCGCCGGCTCGCCCCGCCGCTTCAGCGCCGGCCTCGTCGAAGAGGGGCTCCGCCGCTTCCTCCTCACCCTCTGGAACACCTACAGCTTCTTCGTCAGCTACGCCAGCATCGACGGCTTCCGCCCCTCCGGCCGCTGGGAGCCGGCCGCCGAAATCGACCGCTGGCTCCTGAGCGAGCTGAACGCCCTCATTGTCAAAGTCACCGATGAGCTGGAGGCGTACGACCCGACCGACGCCGCCCGCGCCATCGAAGCATTCGTCGACGACCTGTCGAACTGGTACGTCCGCCGCTCCCGCCGCCGCTTCTGGCGCGGCGCTACCGAGGGCGACGCCGACAAGCAGAGCGCCTACGAAACGCTCTACGCAGCCCTCACCACCCTCGCGAAGCTGCTGGCGCCGTTCACGCCGTTCGTCGCCGAGGAGCTCTGGCAGAACCTCGTCCGCACCGTCGACCCCGCCGCGCCCGAGAGCGTCCACCTCGCGGCGTGGCCCGAGCCGGACCCGGCGCGCATCGACGCCCGCCTCAACGCCGAGACACAGCTCATCAAGCGGCTCTGCTCCCTCGGGCGCGCGGCCCGCGCGAAGGTCCAGATCAAGGTGCGCCAGCCGGTCGCCGAGGTGCTCGTCAGGCTTCGCGACCCCGCCGAAGCCGCGGTCGTCGAGCGCAACCGGCACCTTGTGCTCGAAGAGCTGAACGCGAAGGCGCTCCGCATCGTCGAGGACGAGACCGCCGTCGTCGCCTACGACGTCAAGCCGAACCTCCCGGTCCTCGGGCCGAAGCACGGGCAGGCGGTCGGCGCCATCCGGCAGGGGCTGGCGGCGATGGACCCCGCCGAGGTCGCCGCCGCCGTCCGCCGCGGGCGCACCGTCACCGTCGCCGGCATCGAGCTGGAGCCCGGCGACATCCTCCTCCAGGCGCAGGACCGCGAGGGGTACGCCGCCGCACAGGAGGCCGGCTACACCGTGGCCGTCACGACGGCCATCACGCCCGAGCTTGCCGATGAGGGGCTCGCCCGCGAAATCGTCCGCCGGCTGCAGGACCTCCGCCGCGAGGCCGGCTTCGAGCTCGCCGACCGGATCATCGCCTGGGTTGCCGGCGACGCCGATGTCGCCCGCGTGCTGGAGCGCCACGGCGCCTACATCCGCGGCGAGACGCTCGCGCTCGAACTTCGCAGCGAGGAGCCGCCCGCCGATGCGGCCCGCGCCGAGGAGGACCTGGAGGGGACGCCCGTCGTCTTCGGGGTGCGCCGGGCGCGCTGA
- a CDS encoding phosphotransferase: MTSLSIPATMDDVTPEWLTAALRERGHLREARVVEAPRQRIGEGVGILGELARITLVYDREEPGAPQTLIAKIPTADPGGRGVAHMLGFYEKERRIYDELAHRIGVRSARAYYTAGDPESVQYIILMEDLAGLRLGDQVAGASAEECFTLAREIGKLHARWWNAPELAALDWIPRGNDPVNLMAAVAFAQAVEPFLQNFGGELSEFERGLVLRYMHRMNPMQDRFSQVPETLCHGDLRLDNVFWGSPEGDAPLTLVDWQIAVKARGPYDIGYFMSQSVDTPVRRAHERDIVRAYYDTLLEHGVRDYSWEQCWDDYRMTVMWCLTYPVVSCGSIDLANERGLALARAMLRRALDAILDLEAYDVLDTLEERPHPLVLEAAAARQQG, encoded by the coding sequence ATGACCAGCCTTTCCATTCCCGCCACGATGGATGACGTCACGCCGGAGTGGCTGACCGCCGCGCTGCGCGAGCGCGGCCACCTGCGCGAGGCCCGCGTCGTCGAGGCCCCACGCCAGCGGATCGGCGAAGGCGTCGGCATCCTCGGCGAACTCGCCCGCATCACCCTCGTCTACGACCGGGAGGAGCCGGGCGCGCCGCAGACGCTGATCGCCAAGATCCCGACGGCGGACCCCGGCGGCCGGGGTGTGGCCCACATGCTCGGCTTCTACGAGAAAGAGCGCCGCATCTACGACGAGCTGGCCCACCGGATCGGCGTCCGCAGCGCCCGGGCGTACTACACGGCCGGCGACCCCGAATCGGTACAGTACATCATCCTGATGGAGGACCTCGCCGGGCTGCGCCTGGGCGACCAGGTGGCCGGGGCCTCGGCCGAGGAGTGCTTCACGCTCGCGCGCGAAATCGGGAAGCTGCACGCCCGCTGGTGGAACGCGCCTGAGCTGGCCGCGCTCGACTGGATCCCGCGCGGGAACGACCCCGTCAACCTGATGGCCGCCGTCGCCTTCGCGCAGGCCGTCGAACCGTTCCTCCAGAACTTCGGCGGCGAACTGAGCGAGTTCGAGCGCGGCCTCGTCCTCCGGTACATGCACCGGATGAACCCGATGCAGGACCGCTTCTCGCAGGTACCGGAGACGCTCTGCCACGGCGACCTCCGCCTCGACAACGTCTTCTGGGGCAGCCCCGAGGGCGACGCGCCGCTCACGCTGGTCGACTGGCAGATCGCCGTCAAAGCGCGCGGCCCGTACGACATCGGCTACTTCATGAGCCAGTCGGTCGATACGCCTGTCCGCCGGGCGCACGAGCGCGACATCGTCCGCGCGTATTACGACACGCTGTTGGAGCACGGCGTGCGGGACTACAGCTGGGAGCAGTGCTGGGACGACTACCGGATGACCGTCATGTGGTGCCTCACCTACCCGGTGGTCTCGTGCGGGTCGATCGACCTGGCGAACGAGCGCGGGCTGGCGCTGGCCCGGGCGATGCTCCGGCGGGCCCTGGATGCGATCCTCGACCTCGAGGCGTACGACGTGCTGGATACGCTGGAGGAGCGGCCCCATCCGCTGGTGCTCGAGGCGGCAGCGGCCCGGCAGCAGGGCTAG